gcgatgtccaggactctccctcctgattggctgagacacagcaacggtgCCAttcgctcccgctgctatcaaactCGTCCTATAAGGAGAGAGCGCAgacggggccgaaccacagctctgtgtctgaatggcagCTGTAgcttgggtacccccatagcaagctgcttgctgtggaaacACTCaacgggaggaggagccaggagctccagccagggacccaaaaagaggaggatccgggctgcactgtgcaaaaccactacacagggcatgtaagtataacatgtttgctattttaataggaaaaaaaaaaacaaaaaactttacaatcactttaaaggggttgtaaagataaaaaattttttcaccttaatgcattctatgcattaaggtgaaaaaacttccgacaataccgccacccccacccccccacccccctccccggttttacttacctgacccctcgaaagtcagctgctcgctcccgacatctatttcgccgctcagcctggccgctgattggctacagtggattgattgaaagcagcgcagccattggctcgcactgctgtcaatcacatccaatgacgcggcgtgccggggggcggggccgagtgatacagtgagcggctatagccgccggctgtatcacgggagtgcgtcagcaagaactaaccaccatgcgagggagcttgcattaaggtggttagttcttgcggggaggagctgaaacagccgccgagggaccccagaagagcaggttcggggccactctctgcagaacgagctgcacagtgaaggtaagtataacatgtttgttatttttagaaaaaaaaaaaaaatgacctttacaaccccttcaaggtCCAGTTAGTATTATGCTATGACCTAAGGCCACCCGGCCAAAACGTTTAAACTTTATTATCCTGTTATCACCCTGTAGCAAATAGAGATTAATGCATTTGGATGTTTTGGGTTGCCCGCTGCCTATGTTCGTTTACATTTTGTATGAATGATTGGAAGATACTCAGAGTCTGAGTACCGATTCCTCAACTCCCTATGAGGACTTACCAGGGCTCTGGTTTGAGCGTTGTGTTGCTTCTCTGGATTCCCTTGCAGCAGTGTCCACTGCTCCCTGCTGTGGTTGCCCCCTTCAGTAAGTGGGGTGCTAAGGGGGGGCACCGGTTTGGATGTTTTTCCAAGTTGGGCTGTGTGCATGCATAGACTTACAGTGCCAGTAAGCCATGGCCCAGCTCCCTCATCACAGGAGTTTGGCTGACAGTATCAAGAGCCTATGCTGCCTGTGTCTCCTGCAAGACCAGGAAGAGAAGAAGCTGTGCTTCAGACATGACATTGCTGGATTTAGTGAGAGgaatcaggtaagtgtttagggctGGGGATAGGGGGACAGGTAGTGGGGTGCCTTTTACATTTTAACATTATTTATAATTTCTGATTAGAAGCAATAGTCAAATGTAGACAGTTGTCAATTCTCCTGAGCTTTACTCACAATGGTGTGCCTGTGCAGCTGAATGGCTACTCTGAGGCACTTTGTGGAACCATTGTCTGTGTAAGCATTACAGCACAGGTCCCCCGGCCCAGCACCATCTGTGATACTGTCATCATTCATGAGAAAACATAATCTTCCTCATTCATGAGCGCTTCAATAGGAATGTGCTTCAGCTCTGCCTAGCCTCGTTTTGGCTTGCAAGAGCGACTGTGTGCAACTCCAAAGAAACGTCTTTTACACATATAGTACTAATATGGTGTAACTGATTGCATGGAGTTAATTAAAAGCAagctgtgtgtttgtttttttgtttttttccccactttaATTTGTAATGACTTGATTTGTTGTTGGTGTCTCCAAAGTGATGATATCTCATGATGAAGACCCCATTTCAAACCTGGCCATTGGTCTCTGCTAAACTTTACAAATGTATGCATATCTCTGGCCAGCATTAGACAGTTTATAATCTCAACAGCATAGGTTAAtttaaactagaaaagctacaatttctggggaaattgtgtgaagtgttcttgcctctacaactggagtgggcggagtaactgggtggagtggcttgagtaagtgttgtgtggctggagtaactgtgaaaagtgtttaaaaagcttaatattttaaaaagtttaaatagtagtaaaacagttgaagtcccatcattagctgaacatttttttcaaaattattatttttttttttttttcaaaaatgatttaaaaaaaaaaaaaaaaattcttttttttttttcatggggtggtcataatgttttggctgatcttggggttgtcagcttttgtcacctcccactctagttttgaaaatttcgccattcattcctatgggaccaattttgctgcaaaaacgacaatatttttgTGAACCATTtagcgaaatgttccacaaagtaatagcacaccaatcgggaacaatccccACATTTCGAtgtattacttgtctatgtagtgtaaaacctgtgggaggagttagggtggtaaatatggcaataataatatatatgtgagataacagtaagtggtcttgctatgcaagaacacttaattaaaagTAGTTTTTTCTATAGCCCAGATATATACTAgcactaaaaactttttttttttttcttgtttataagaGAGTTCACCTTTTGTAGTCACCTGCTTTGCTATTAATGCACTCTTTCCAATAGTGATTCAaaaagtgactatcctgttaaCTTCATATGTAAAAAGTGcaatttttcctttttaaaatgtatatttttaactaaatataatatttttttcaaaatttaacttttttttttttcccttcattttttAGAATGCCAAGTTGTTTTGTTAAATCGTGTTCCATTTCATGGAGATCAGACAAAGAAATTTTACATGTCTTTCCCCGAAATCGTGATCGTATAGGAATAtggcttgagaaacttaacattcaTGGACAAGAATTTGAATATCTTTTAGAAAGGATTGCAACATCCCAAAAAGGCAGATTCAGAATTTGCTCTCGTCATTTCAAAGAAACGGATTATAATAACAGGGGTCCACAAAAGTTTCTGAAGAATACAGCTTACCCTTCCTTAAATTTGGAAAATATTAGTGAATCCTCAACTACAAGCTTACGATTTAGCGGAGCTGAAGTTGAGCACAATTATCATAAACGTCTCAGAACAGATGGTTACAAATCTTCAGAATCTACAACTAATACCGCAGAAAGTAACTCTGGAAGAAAAGTAACTGTTGTGGAAACAAGTCCTGAAAAAAGTGATTATTTACAGGGATATGCATCACAAATCACTAACTGTAATCTTGAAGAGAGCCAGTTTGTAGACTGCATCTTGGATTCAACAAGCGAAAGCATCTATTTTAATACTGAGCACAGTTTGGATATTCCTCTATCGCATACACAGACCCAAACAAGAAAGCACTGTAAAATTTGTCCACATGGTCTAACAATCCCTcgaaattccaaaataaagaaaataaatagagGCATACAGTGTGCAGAGCCAACATTTTCCATTGGTACACAGTGTTCTCTTGTTGAATTGCCTCCACTGACTTTACTTCCAGTAAAGGAAACATGTTTTTTGAAGATCGAAAACTTGGCACCATCCAGTGAGAATATTTTACAATCCTCTTTTAGTAAAAATATGTTACCAGAACACACAAGTGATCCACCAGCTATACAAGAAAACAAGTACAGAGTGCATCATGATCCAAACATCTACATTGTTGGATTACCACCAAATCAAAGACTAAAACAAGAACATGTATCTGCAAATGATGAAGAATTATATCAATTGGATAGTTCTATTGCACCTCAAAATAAAATAATTGCCAAAGACACCTCCTATTATCCCTCCCAAGAAGTACAAGTAAAATCTGAAGAAATTGAGGATGAAGAATTGTATGTTGATTCTGTGGATCCAGACCTTTCTTTTGTATATTTGCCACCAGATAAAGGGCGTGTAAGCATGGCAAGACAGAAAAAGTTTTTAGTCTTTGAAGAATGTTTAGACAAGCTGCTTATGAATTCTCATTGCTTGTTTGATCCACGTTGCACTGGGATCATAATAGAGCTGAGAAAATACATGGTTGGGTCAGCATTAGTAGTGTATGCGGAGTGTAGTAACAAACACAAATTTAAATTGTGGAATAGCCAACCTTTTATAGGGCACATGCCTGTGGGCAACTTGTTAATTTCATCAGCAATCTTATGTAGCGGATCTAATTTTTTCAAGATGCagaattttttttctgtattggaTATGTTGGCGATTTCGACAGCCACACACTACAATAATCAAAGAAAATATCTGTTTCCAACCATTCAACATCACTGGACCTCTCAGCGCAATAAGATCATTGAAAAAATAGGACACAAAGCTGTTGCATTAATTGGTGATGGACAATGTGAGACATCAGGGTTTGATGCAAAATATTGTACTTATACTTTAATTGATGCAGAAACGAATTGCATAATAGATTTTCAGGTAAATCAGCTTCAGCCTGGGCGGTCTTCTGTTTCACTAGAAACACTGACTTTCATTGAGGCACTAGATCGAATTATAGGGGATCACATAAAGGTAAAAGTAATTGCCACTGACAAACCTGTTTCCATTGGAAAAATTATTAGGCAGAAATATCCATGCATAAAGCATGAATTTGACGTATGGCATATGGCCAAATCTATTGAAGCAAAACTTGATGCAGctagtaaaaaaagcacttgtagagaATTGTCTGGCTGGGTATCGTTGGTCAAAAACCATTTGTGGTGGGCTTTAAGCACTTGTCAGAATAATCCTACACTCCTTAAAGAGAAATGGCTTTCTGTAAGTTATCACTCTGCAAATGTACATGAATGGACGGGTAATACTTTGTACCATCGATGTTCACATCCGCTTATAACAGGTGAAGAAGAAAGAGTCTATGAGTGGTTAACACCTGGTTCTGCAGCTCTATATCATCTCAATTCTATAGTTCAAGATCCAAGACTCCTAAAGTACCTTGAGCACCTTTCTGGATTTTATCACACAGGAGAAGTTGAAGTATTTCATAGCATGGTCCTCAAATATCGTTCAAAAcgttttttttatttggatgcCATGGTGGCAAGAACCCAACTGGCTGCCATGGATCACAACACAAATATCAGTAGGCTTCAAGCAGAGATTAGTAAACCCAAAGCAGACTCAGAGGAAACATTACGTTTCCATTGTGGCTTCAGCAAAGCAAAAAAGGACTGGGTTGTGAGAAAAATATATCGGGCAACCTCTCAGGATTTTGTGAAGGATATAATCTCTGATGTAGTAGACTATGCTGCTGGAATTAAGAGTTTTCAGTGGAATTCAAGACAGTCAACATGTGTGAAAACATAGCCCTGTTTCCAAGACCAGAAAAAGTGAGCTTCTCTTAAAGCATCTCTTTTCCCTCAAAAGCagtagtggtgtgtgtgtgtgtgtgtgtgtgtgtgtgtgtgttttttttttttgtttttttttgttttttttttctccaatttgcacattaaaaagtgtgtgtgtgtgtgtgtgtgtgtgtgtgtgtgtgtatacagcgggtaaaataagcattgaactttgttttggtttctttgtatgtatgggttgttaccaacatagTGAACCTTTTTTAGAAATAATATTTTAGCTAGtaaaatggtgaaatgttcaatacttattttacctgctgtgtgtgtatgtaatgtATATATGTAATAATTTTATattgaaaatgtatatttgtaatTGATACGAGAAAGAATCATAAACTATTTTTTGACATTtaaaaatggcttttttcctttgtggCTCATTCTGTTTAACTTGTATATGATCGTGTatttgttatgtaattttttttaaatctataaaatgtaaaattattttttgataaagcagcaaattaaagcaaagttccacccaaaaatgtaacttccgctttaagtactggtgacctcctgacatgccacatttggcatgtaattttttggagGGAGGAGTGGGTACccttttatatttgaaaaaaaaaaaaaatttattgaatTTTCCAAACAAAAAGGGTACAAAAAAGAGTCCAGTACAACTGTGGCCATACAAGTCAATTAAACATACAGATTGATCTTCCATAGAAGGTCCAATTTCCATTAACAGTGTAGACCGCATAAGCTGACATCAAATGTGCACAATCGAATTATATGCGTATAAATTGACAGTAACCAATCCTGAACCTATATACTTATACAAAtgatgtagcttttttagttgcTGAACCTCACATTTATTCGGATTGTCTGTGTCCCGACCTAAATGACAAGACTGGAGCAGAAGGTGGGTATCCAAATATCTGGAAGTGTAATCAGCAGTTGAGGAAGTGAAAGGTAGAGGAAACAGAAGGaaggggggggttattgtttaacACGGGGGTGATGGAAGTAGCGATTGTGTCACTTTTTTAGTTGGTACGTTTTCGGTGTGTCCTTTAAGAGTTTTTAGTAAGGTTTGCCCTTCATCAGACTATGAACGTTTTCCATAACTTCCAGGTTTTAGAGTGTTTTTCTTGTTTGTGTTGTGCTGCGAGCACTAGATCTTCTAATTTTTTTAATGTCCTTTACTTTACGCAGTCACATTCCAGTGGAAGGTGGCGTGGTTTGTTT
This window of the Aquarana catesbeiana isolate 2022-GZ linkage group LG01, ASM4218655v1, whole genome shotgun sequence genome carries:
- the LOC141110731 gene encoding uncharacterized protein, whose product is MPSCFVKSCSISWRSDKEILHVFPRNRDRIGIWLEKLNIHGQEFEYLLERIATSQKGRFRICSRHFKETDYNNRGPQKFLKNTAYPSLNLENISESSTTSLRFSGAEVEHNYHKRLRTDGYKSSESTTNTAESNSGRKVTVVETSPEKSDYLQGYASQITNCNLEESQFVDCILDSTSESIYFNTEHSLDIPLSHTQTQTRKHCKICPHGLTIPRNSKIKKINRGIQCAEPTFSIGTQCSLVELPPLTLLPVKETCFLKIENLAPSSENILQSSFSKNMLPEHTSDPPAIQENKYRVHHDPNIYIVGLPPNQRLKQEHVSANDEELYQLDSSIAPQNKIIAKDTSYYPSQEVQVKSEEIEDEELYVDSVDPDLSFVYLPPDKGRVSMARQKKFLVFEECLDKLLMNSHCLFDPRCTGIIIELRKYMVGSALVVYAECSNKHKFKLWNSQPFIGHMPVGNLLISSAILCSGSNFFKMQNFFSVLDMLAISTATHYNNQRKYLFPTIQHHWTSQRNKIIEKIGHKAVALIGDGQCETSGFDAKYCTYTLIDAETNCIIDFQVNQLQPGRSSVSLETLTFIEALDRIIGDHIKVKVIATDKPVSIGKIIRQKYPCIKHEFDVWHMAKSIEAKLDAASKKSTCRELSGWVSLVKNHLWWALSTCQNNPTLLKEKWLSVSYHSANVHEWTGNTLYHRCSHPLITGEEERVYEWLTPGSAALYHLNSIVQDPRLLKYLEHLSGFYHTGEVEVFHSMVLKYRSKRFFYLDAMVARTQLAAMDHNTNISRLQAEISKPKADSEETLRFHCGFSKAKKDWVVRKIYRATSQDFVKDIISDVVDYAAGIKSFQWNSRQSTCVKT